In the genome of Dunckerocampus dactyliophorus isolate RoL2022-P2 chromosome 6, RoL_Ddac_1.1, whole genome shotgun sequence, one region contains:
- the LOC129182836 gene encoding arf-GAP with dual PH domain-containing protein 2-like isoform X1, which translates to MANLERNNKMLLDLVRQPSNNTCADCGAPDPDWASSTLGVFLCVHCSGMHRNLPTISKVKSIRLDLWEDSLVEAMRVRGNSVAKATFEKCVPAFFYRPKQTDCVVLKDQWIRAKYERREFTGEKFIHPSYGADTVEVTLWKKGKDNKHFFKRIFLLSRNDFTLRYFTKEESRVPKAVISMRELNAVFQPEKIGHAHGLQISYLHEERSRNIFVYHENGQIIVSFFNAIRATRLEYLQRKHPTLRLNELIPQITSQCLKEGYMEKTGPTQREPFKKRWFKLCSMNRKLLYYKSPLDATELGTVFIGTESHNYCVTQGSTRSSRGGRWHCAITLQTPERQFVFMCEQEQEQHEWIEAFRKVICQPMTPEDYANEANLRRGK; encoded by the exons ATGGCCAACTtggaaagaaacaacaaaatgttGCTGGATTTAGTACGACAGCCTTCTAACAACACCTGTGCCGACTGCGGAGCTCCTG ACCCTGACTGGGCCTCCTCCACTCtgggtgtgtttttgtgtgtgcactgCTCAGGGATGCATCGGAACCTGCCCACTATCAGCAAAGTCAAATCCATACGTCTGGACCTCTGGGAAGACTCTCTTGTAGAG GCCATGCGAGTGAGAGGAAACTCAGTAGCCAAAGCCACATTTGAAAAGTGTGTTCCTGCTTTCTTCTACCGGCCAAAACAGACAGACTGTGT GGTTCTTAAGGACCAGTGGATCCGCGCTAAGTACGAGAGAAGAGAGTTCACAGGAGAAAAATTCATTCACCCATCCTATGGTGCAG ATACAGTTGAGGTCACACTGTGGAAGAAGGGCAAAGACAACAAGCACTTTTTCAAAAGGATCTTCCTGTTGTCCCGGAATGACTTCACCCTTAGATACTTCACCAAAGAGGAG TCTAGGGTTCCCAAAGCTGTGATCAGCATGAGGGAGCTGAATGCAGTTTTCCAGCCCGAGAAGATCGGCCACGCTCACGGCCTGCAGATCTCCTACCTGCACGAGGAACGTAgcaggaatatttttgtttaccATGAGAATGGACAG ATCATTGTTTCCTTTTTCAACGCTATTCGTGCAACACGCCTGGAGTACCTCCAGAGGAAGCATCCCACTCTCCGACTAAATGAG TTAATACCACAGATAACTAGTCAATGCCTCAAGGAAGGATACATGGAGAAAACTGGCCCAACA CAGCGGGAGCCATTCAAGAAGAGGTGGTTTAAGCTGTGCTCAATGAACAGGAAACTGCTATATTATAAATCCCCACTG GACGCCACAGAGTTGGGCACCGTTTTCATCGGCACCGAGAGCCACAACTACTGTGTGACACAGGGCAGCACACGGAGCTCCAGAGGGGGCCGCTGGCACTGCGCCATCACTCTGCAGACTCCTGAGAGGCAGTTTGTGTTCATGTGCGAACAGGAACAGGAGCAGCATGAGTGGATCGAGGCCTTTAGGAAGGTCATATGTCAGCCCATGACCCCTGAAGACTATGCTA ATGAAGCCAACTTGAGAAGGGGCAAATGA
- the LOC129182836 gene encoding arf-GAP with dual PH domain-containing protein 2-like isoform X2 yields MANLERNNKMLLDLVRQPSNNTCADCGAPDPDWASSTLGVFLCVHCSGMHRNLPTISKVKSIRLDLWEDSLVEAMRVRGNSVAKATFEKCVPAFFYRPKQTDCVVLKDQWIRAKYERREFTGEKFIHPSYGADTVEVTLWKKGKDNKHFFKRIFLLSRNDFTLRYFTKEESRVPKAVISMRELNAVFQPEKIGHAHGLQISYLHEERSRNIFVYHENGQIIVSFFNAIRATRLEYLQRKHPTLRLNEITSQCLKEGYMEKTGPTQREPFKKRWFKLCSMNRKLLYYKSPLDATELGTVFIGTESHNYCVTQGSTRSSRGGRWHCAITLQTPERQFVFMCEQEQEQHEWIEAFRKVICQPMTPEDYANEANLRRGK; encoded by the exons ATGGCCAACTtggaaagaaacaacaaaatgttGCTGGATTTAGTACGACAGCCTTCTAACAACACCTGTGCCGACTGCGGAGCTCCTG ACCCTGACTGGGCCTCCTCCACTCtgggtgtgtttttgtgtgtgcactgCTCAGGGATGCATCGGAACCTGCCCACTATCAGCAAAGTCAAATCCATACGTCTGGACCTCTGGGAAGACTCTCTTGTAGAG GCCATGCGAGTGAGAGGAAACTCAGTAGCCAAAGCCACATTTGAAAAGTGTGTTCCTGCTTTCTTCTACCGGCCAAAACAGACAGACTGTGT GGTTCTTAAGGACCAGTGGATCCGCGCTAAGTACGAGAGAAGAGAGTTCACAGGAGAAAAATTCATTCACCCATCCTATGGTGCAG ATACAGTTGAGGTCACACTGTGGAAGAAGGGCAAAGACAACAAGCACTTTTTCAAAAGGATCTTCCTGTTGTCCCGGAATGACTTCACCCTTAGATACTTCACCAAAGAGGAG TCTAGGGTTCCCAAAGCTGTGATCAGCATGAGGGAGCTGAATGCAGTTTTCCAGCCCGAGAAGATCGGCCACGCTCACGGCCTGCAGATCTCCTACCTGCACGAGGAACGTAgcaggaatatttttgtttaccATGAGAATGGACAG ATCATTGTTTCCTTTTTCAACGCTATTCGTGCAACACGCCTGGAGTACCTCCAGAGGAAGCATCCCACTCTCCGACTAAATGAG ATAACTAGTCAATGCCTCAAGGAAGGATACATGGAGAAAACTGGCCCAACA CAGCGGGAGCCATTCAAGAAGAGGTGGTTTAAGCTGTGCTCAATGAACAGGAAACTGCTATATTATAAATCCCCACTG GACGCCACAGAGTTGGGCACCGTTTTCATCGGCACCGAGAGCCACAACTACTGTGTGACACAGGGCAGCACACGGAGCTCCAGAGGGGGCCGCTGGCACTGCGCCATCACTCTGCAGACTCCTGAGAGGCAGTTTGTGTTCATGTGCGAACAGGAACAGGAGCAGCATGAGTGGATCGAGGCCTTTAGGAAGGTCATATGTCAGCCCATGACCCCTGAAGACTATGCTA ATGAAGCCAACTTGAGAAGGGGCAAATGA
- the LOC129182836 gene encoding arf-GAP with dual PH domain-containing protein 2-like isoform X3 gives MANLERNNKMLLDLVRQPSNNTCADCGAPDPDWASSTLGVFLCVHCSGMHRNLPTISKVKSIRLDLWEDSLVEAMRVRGNSVAKATFEKCVPAFFYRPKQTDCVVLKDQWIRAKYERREFTGEKFIHPSYGADTVEVTLWKKGKDNKHFFKRIFLLSRNDFTLRYFTKEESRVPKAVISMRELNAVFQPEKIGHAHGLQISYLHEERSRNIFVYHENGQIIVSFFNAIRATRLEYLQRKHPTLRLNEDATELGTVFIGTESHNYCVTQGSTRSSRGGRWHCAITLQTPERQFVFMCEQEQEQHEWIEAFRKVICQPMTPEDYANEANLRRGK, from the exons ATGGCCAACTtggaaagaaacaacaaaatgttGCTGGATTTAGTACGACAGCCTTCTAACAACACCTGTGCCGACTGCGGAGCTCCTG ACCCTGACTGGGCCTCCTCCACTCtgggtgtgtttttgtgtgtgcactgCTCAGGGATGCATCGGAACCTGCCCACTATCAGCAAAGTCAAATCCATACGTCTGGACCTCTGGGAAGACTCTCTTGTAGAG GCCATGCGAGTGAGAGGAAACTCAGTAGCCAAAGCCACATTTGAAAAGTGTGTTCCTGCTTTCTTCTACCGGCCAAAACAGACAGACTGTGT GGTTCTTAAGGACCAGTGGATCCGCGCTAAGTACGAGAGAAGAGAGTTCACAGGAGAAAAATTCATTCACCCATCCTATGGTGCAG ATACAGTTGAGGTCACACTGTGGAAGAAGGGCAAAGACAACAAGCACTTTTTCAAAAGGATCTTCCTGTTGTCCCGGAATGACTTCACCCTTAGATACTTCACCAAAGAGGAG TCTAGGGTTCCCAAAGCTGTGATCAGCATGAGGGAGCTGAATGCAGTTTTCCAGCCCGAGAAGATCGGCCACGCTCACGGCCTGCAGATCTCCTACCTGCACGAGGAACGTAgcaggaatatttttgtttaccATGAGAATGGACAG ATCATTGTTTCCTTTTTCAACGCTATTCGTGCAACACGCCTGGAGTACCTCCAGAGGAAGCATCCCACTCTCCGACTAAATGAG GACGCCACAGAGTTGGGCACCGTTTTCATCGGCACCGAGAGCCACAACTACTGTGTGACACAGGGCAGCACACGGAGCTCCAGAGGGGGCCGCTGGCACTGCGCCATCACTCTGCAGACTCCTGAGAGGCAGTTTGTGTTCATGTGCGAACAGGAACAGGAGCAGCATGAGTGGATCGAGGCCTTTAGGAAGGTCATATGTCAGCCCATGACCCCTGAAGACTATGCTA ATGAAGCCAACTTGAGAAGGGGCAAATGA